The genomic DNA TCGCAGACCCGTCGCCACGAAGCAGGTGCTGCCCCCTGTCGTCGTGGTTCGGAGAATTTGCCTCAGGGTGCACCGGCTGGCCTCGAACAGCCATCAACACCACCGGCGACCGGTCGGCGAGAATGACCGAGCGGGGATCGTCGTGGACTCTTGGAGCCGCGCCGGCCGGAATCAGACGATACGAGTAAGAGACCTGCTCCAGACGACGCCAGTCAAATCCCGAGGTCTGGCCGGTTTCCGTCGGTGCTTCCGGATTCCCAGGGCATGACAAATCGCGGAGATCCACATATCCGGCTGCGACGAGCGAGAACAGATTCGCGGAATTCGACCTGTCCCTCCCCTTGCCGACATCCCACCAACTCCCGCCGCCAAATCCGGCATTGGCGATCGGCAACACATCGCGGTTGTCAGCGGCATAGGAAGAGAACGCCAGTGCTGTGGAACCAAGGTTGGCCTGACAGAGCGTCTGCTGCATGTGGGCACGGGTGCTCGACATCACGGGAATCGCAACTGCGGCCCCGATCAGCAGCATCGCGGCGACCGTCACCAGATCGTTGATCCTCAGCCGCCCACGACGCGGCGCGATATCGCTGCCGACACGGAGACGCCCGACACGCTGCGACTCGGCTCCCTGAACAGCGAGCAAGGTCCGCTCGATCAAAGAGGATGCATTCGTGCCCGCCGGAGCGGAATCAACAAGCAGCCGTCCGATCTTCTCATGCTGAGAAACGCGAGACCGGAGCGAGCCGGGAACCCGTGTCGAGTCATAGCCCGCGATCACCCACGCATCCATGGCCTCCTGATCTGCGGGGTGCAGCGTCGGAACCGAAGCGTCGGCATGCCCCTTCGCTCGCATGGCCCGGGCAAAGGCGACGTCCACCAGAATGTTGTCAGATCGCACTTTCGAGCACGAGAGGAAGCCGAGTGCCTGAGCGATTCTCGCGGCTCGTGTCCGCAGGACCGGATCGACTCGATCTGGCTCCCAGCCGGCTTCAACGAGGGCGTCGATCGCGAGCCGATCTGGCTCGCTCGGCAGTACGCCATCATGCGAATGCGTGTCGCTCATGCCGCTCAACATCCTTTAGGAATGCTCTTGATCTGATGCGCTCCGTGAGACCTGCCCGAACCTTTGCGCAAAGGACGCAACCGCCGCATGGAGTCTCGATTTGACCGTTCCAAGCGGGATCTGAAGGTCCTCAGCGATCTGTGCGTAGGAAAGACGCTGGAAATACGCAAGTAGCAGAATCTCTCGGAGCTGCGGCGACATGCTCTGTATTGCCTGCTGTACCATGGCGTCCCGCTCACTCGCCTGCATCGAAGCATCAGGAGGAGGTATATCCACCTCCAGAAGATCCACAAATGTCGCCGTCCCATCGCCGTCCTGACGAACCGGCGCCGACAGATCGACCGTCTGCCGCCGCCCCTTCTTACGGAGGTAGTCCCGCCCCTTGTTCGCGGCGATCGTAAAAAGCCATGGTCGGAATGTGCGTTCTCGGTCGAACGTATCCGCAGAGAGGTGGACCTGGACCCAGGCCTCCTGGAAGACATCCTCCGCGGCCTGCCGATCCCCCACTAACCTGAACAAAAACGCCAGTAAGTCGTCGTGATGCCGTTCGATGAGCGTCCGAAACGCCTGGGTGTCTCCACCCCGGTACCGCTCAAAGAGTGCTTCGTCGGTCGGTTGTGCGTTCAGATTGGGCACCGCGGCATGGTCCGGAAAGGTCTTTAGGGGTCTATCGCCGGGAACCCCGCCTCCCGGGCAACCCCAGCACGGTGAGTGTACGGGATCAAGACTGT from Phycisphaeraceae bacterium includes the following:
- a CDS encoding RNA polymerase sigma factor yields the protein MPNLNAQPTDEALFERYRGGDTQAFRTLIERHHDDLLAFLFRLVGDRQAAEDVFQEAWVQVHLSADTFDRERTFRPWLFTIAANKGRDYLRKKGRRQTVDLSAPVRQDGDGTATFVDLLEVDIPPPDASMQASERDAMVQQAIQSMSPQLREILLLAYFQRLSYAQIAEDLQIPLGTVKSRLHAAVASFAQRFGQVSRSASDQEHS